In one Burkholderiales bacterium GJ-E10 genomic region, the following are encoded:
- a CDS encoding HflC protein, with translation MNRPIIAVLALTVVAVLARMSMFIVDQRQAAIVFNLGQVARVIEQPGLHFKMPAPLENVAFVDRRILTIDEFAPDRVQTSEKKNLLVDFFVKWRITNPREYWISFQGSERAAEDRISMLVRDALNQAVNKRTVQEIVSRDRAAAMDEIRSAVERRVSDLGVKIVDVRLRHVDFVPEIMTESIYPRMIAERKRVANEQRAIGAAEAERIKADADRQRVVLLADAYREAQRIKGEGDEKASSIYAQAFSADPEFFDFYRSLDAYRQSFRNRSDMLVVDPSSEFFRYMKDSGAAHAKPAH, from the coding sequence ATGAATCGTCCCATCATCGCCGTTCTTGCCTTGACCGTCGTCGCCGTGCTGGCACGGATGTCGATGTTCATCGTGGACCAGCGTCAGGCCGCGATCGTCTTCAACCTCGGCCAGGTTGCCCGCGTGATCGAGCAGCCGGGCCTGCACTTCAAGATGCCGGCGCCGCTCGAGAACGTCGCCTTCGTCGATCGACGTATCCTGACGATCGACGAATTCGCGCCCGACCGGGTCCAGACCTCGGAGAAAAAGAACCTGCTGGTCGATTTCTTCGTCAAGTGGCGGATCACCAATCCACGCGAATACTGGATCAGTTTCCAGGGCAGCGAGCGCGCCGCCGAGGACCGGATTTCGATGCTGGTCCGCGATGCGCTCAACCAGGCGGTGAACAAACGCACGGTGCAGGAGATCGTCTCCCGCGACCGGGCTGCCGCGATGGACGAGATCCGCTCGGCGGTTGAACGCCGCGTGAGCGACCTCGGCGTGAAGATCGTCGACGTCCGGCTGCGGCACGTCGATTTCGTGCCCGAGATCATGACCGAATCGATCTATCCCCGCATGATCGCCGAGCGCAAGCGCGTCGCCAACGAGCAGCGCGCCATCGGCGCCGCGGAGGCCGAACGGATCAAGGCGGATGCGGATCGCCAGCGCGTGGTGCTGCTTGCCGACGCCTATCGCGAAGCCCAGCGCATCAAGGGCGAGGGCGACGAAAAGGCATCGTCCATCTACGCGCAGGCGTTCAGCGCCGATCCCGAGTTTTTCGATTTCTATCGCAGCCTCGACGCATACCGTCAAAGCTTCCGCAACCGCTCCGACATGCTGGTCGTCGATCCATCGTCCGAGTTCTTCCGCTACATGAAGGATTCCGGCGCCGCCCATGCCAAGCCGGCGCACTGA